From the Micromonospora echinofusca genome, the window GTGCGCTCCTCGACCCGGGCGACGTCCGTCGGGTCGGTGCGCGCGTAGAACGAGTTGGGCTTCTTCTCGGGGTTGAGTCGGATCAGGGTGCCGGCCTCGACCAGCTCGTCGGTGAGTCGACGCCATTCCTCGTCGGACCCGTCCACCCAGACGACACGGTCGGGGGTGGTCAGTTCAGCGACCTCACGGACCCAGGCGAGCAGTTTGGGGTGGGACGTCGGGGCCTGATCGATACCCCGAACGGTAGCCGGAGCAACCATGACACATCTCCTTGGTGGTCGACGCTGACCGATCTATGGGATGCACGAGTCTTGACGGCGCCATGCGTCGTCTTCGTGGAAACCTGGGATTGGCCTCAGCGTAAACCGGGCGAGGTCACCAGTCAGTGGGACTGGTTGTGAAGAACTGCACAAGCTGCGGTCACGCTGCGGCATCACGAGCTAATACCCGCTTTCACGCGCAGTTTCACGCAAATGCTCTGGTGAAACCTCACACCCCCGCCAGCGGCGTCCCGTCGACGGAACCCACCGAACCGCCCCGCCGCGTCGTCGATCTCGTTACGCTCTGTCCACAGGCGCACACCCGGACAGGTGGTCCGTCGTTGCTACCCGTGCGGGGTGCCGCCAGCCGGTAGGCTCGCGTCGTGGCCGCGACGATGACCGGGGAGCCCGGCTCCCGGCAGACCCGCACGGGTCTGGTCCACTCGCTGGTGGACCGTTTCGGCCATCTGGTCCGCGAGCTGAGCAAGTTCGCCACCGTGGGCGGGGTCGCCTTCCTGATCGACTTCGCGCTCTTCAACTACCTGACGAGCGTGCGGGGCGTCGAGCAGGTCACCGCGAAGACCATCTCGACGGTGATCGCGGCGACCGTCGCGTTCGTCGGCAACCGGTTCTGGACGTGGCGCCACCGCAAGCGCTCCAACCCGGCCCGCGAGTACGCGCTGTTCTTCTTCTTCAACGGCGTCGGCCTGGGGATCGCCGTGGCCTGCCTCGCGATCAGCCGCTACGGCCTGGGCAGCATCTGGCCGGAGGTGTTCCAGACCCCGCTGGCGGACAACATCGCCAGCTTCATCGTCGGGACCGGCCTCGGGACGCTGTTCCGGTTCTGGTCCTACCGACGGTTCGTCTTCGTCGAAGCGGGAACTCCCACCGTTCCGGAAGAGAAGGACGACCGAGACCACCGGGCGTGACCTCCCGCCCACCCCGTCCCGGCCGGAGCCTGCCGGCCCCGCCCACTGCCCTAAGGTGTTCCGCATGCGTCTTGTCCGTCTGCTGCCTGAGCGCTGGCAGAAGTTCATCCACGAGGCGCTCAAGTTCGGAATCGTCGGCGGCGTCAACACCGTAATCAATTACGCCGTGTTCAACGCGCTCGCACTGACCGTTTTCGTCGACGGTCAACTGAAGGCGACGGTCATCGCGACCGTGGTGGCCACCATCACGTCGTATCTGATGAATCGTCACTGGACGTACCGGGATCGCCCGAAAGCGGCCATGCGGCGCGAGTACGTCCTCTTTTTCCTTTTCAACGGGGCCGGCCTGCTCATCGAGCTGGGCGTCCTGGCCGCCGCCAAGTACGGACTGGGCCTGACCAGCCTGCTCGCCCTCAACGTGGCGAAGACCGGCGGCGTGCTGTTGGCGACGCTGTTCCGCTTCTGGTCCTACCGGACGTTCGTCTTCCAACCGGCACCCGCCCACGCGGCGGACACGTGGCACAGCATTCCGCGCGACGAGTGGGACACGATGGCCGAGATGGACCCGGTGGCCGAGCTGGCCGAGTCGATCTCCGAGCTGGAGGAGTCCGAGCCGCCGCCGGGTGCCGGGCGGCGCGTCCCGCGCGTCGCGCCCGGCCCGGGCCCCGCGCCGGCGGCGGGCCCGGCGGCCCCGGTCCAGGGGCGCCCCGCCCCGCTCGACGCCGGCCTCGGCGGCTCGCTGGATCGGGAACTGGAAGCGGAACTGGCCGCCGAGCTCCAGGCGAGTACCCGCCGCCCGCCGCGCCGCTGACCCGCGCCGGGGCCCGCCGCCGGTCTCAGGCGGTGGGGTCGCGCAGGGGCTTGCCGTCGTGCAGGTCCGCCAGGATGTCGCGCATCTCGGAGTCACCGAGGGAGTGCTTGTCGTGGTGGGCCTCCACCAGCTCGTAGAGCTTGGTCTGGACCTGACCGACCTTCGGCACGTCGTGCAGGACCGACTGGCCGCGCTCGCCGGCCGACTCGATGGTCAGCGTCCCGCAGCCGAGCAGGCGCTCCACGAACC encodes:
- a CDS encoding GtrA family protein, with translation MRLVRLLPERWQKFIHEALKFGIVGGVNTVINYAVFNALALTVFVDGQLKATVIATVVATITSYLMNRHWTYRDRPKAAMRREYVLFFLFNGAGLLIELGVLAAAKYGLGLTSLLALNVAKTGGVLLATLFRFWSYRTFVFQPAPAHAADTWHSIPRDEWDTMAEMDPVAELAESISELEESEPPPGAGRRVPRVAPGPGPAPAAGPAAPVQGRPAPLDAGLGGSLDRELEAELAAELQASTRRPPRR
- a CDS encoding GtrA family protein, whose translation is MTGEPGSRQTRTGLVHSLVDRFGHLVRELSKFATVGGVAFLIDFALFNYLTSVRGVEQVTAKTISTVIAATVAFVGNRFWTWRHRKRSNPAREYALFFFFNGVGLGIAVACLAISRYGLGSIWPEVFQTPLADNIASFIVGTGLGTLFRFWSYRRFVFVEAGTPTVPEEKDDRDHRA